Proteins encoded in a region of the Geobacillus genomosp. 3 genome:
- a CDS encoding phosphoglycerate kinase, with translation MNKKTIRDVEVRGKRVFCRVDFNVPMEDGAITDDTRIRAALPTIRYLVEHGAKVILASHLGRPKGKVVEELRLNAVAKRLGELLERPVVKTDEAVGDEVKAAVANLKEGDVLLLENVRFYPGEEKNDPELAKAFAELAGLYVNDAFGAAHRAHASTEGIAHYLPAVAGFLMEKEIEVLGKALSDPDRPFTAIIGGAKVKDKIGVIDNLLEKVDNLIIGGGLAYTFVKALGYDVGKSLLEEDKIELAKSFMEKAKEKGVRFYMPVDVVVADRFANDANTNIVPIDAIPGDWEALDIGPKTRELYRDVIRQSKLVVWNGPMGVFEMDTFAHGTRAVAEALAEAADTYSVIGGGDSAAAVEKFGLADKMDHISTGGGASLEFMEGKQLPGVVALNDK, from the coding sequence ATGAACAAGAAGACGATCCGCGACGTCGAGGTGAGAGGGAAGCGCGTGTTTTGCCGCGTCGATTTTAACGTGCCGATGGAAGATGGCGCCATCACCGATGACACGCGCATTCGCGCCGCACTCCCGACGATCCGCTATTTGGTCGAACACGGGGCGAAAGTCATTTTGGCAAGCCATCTCGGCCGCCCGAAAGGAAAAGTCGTCGAGGAGCTGCGCTTGAATGCCGTCGCCAAGCGGCTCGGCGAACTGCTTGAGCGTCCGGTTGTGAAAACAGACGAAGCGGTCGGCGATGAGGTAAAGGCAGCCGTCGCGAACTTGAAGGAAGGCGACGTGCTGCTGTTGGAGAACGTCCGCTTTTATCCCGGTGAAGAGAAAAACGATCCTGAGCTCGCCAAAGCGTTTGCGGAACTTGCCGGTCTATACGTCAACGATGCGTTCGGCGCCGCCCACCGCGCCCATGCGTCGACAGAAGGGATCGCCCACTACTTGCCGGCGGTGGCCGGGTTTTTGATGGAAAAAGAAATCGAAGTGCTCGGCAAGGCGCTCTCGGACCCGGACCGACCGTTTACGGCGATTATCGGCGGGGCGAAGGTGAAAGACAAAATCGGCGTCATTGACAACTTGTTGGAGAAAGTCGACAACTTGATCATCGGCGGCGGGTTGGCGTACACGTTCGTCAAGGCGCTTGGGTATGACGTCGGCAAGTCGCTTCTTGAGGAAGACAAAATCGAGCTGGCGAAATCGTTTATGGAGAAGGCGAAAGAAAAAGGCGTCCGCTTTTACATGCCGGTCGATGTCGTCGTCGCGGACCGGTTTGCGAACGACGCCAACACGAACATCGTCCCGATTGACGCTATTCCGGGCGATTGGGAGGCGCTTGACATCGGTCCGAAAACGCGCGAACTGTACCGCGACGTCATTCGCCAATCGAAGCTCGTCGTCTGGAACGGCCCGATGGGCGTCTTTGAAATGGACACATTCGCCCACGGGACGAGAGCGGTCGCCGAAGCGCTCGCTGAAGCTGCTGATACATACTCGGTGATCGGCGGTGGAGACTCGGCCGCAGCTGTCGAGAAATTCGGCTTGGCGGACAAAATGGATCATATTTCCACAGGCGGCGGCGCGTCGCTTGAGTTTATGGAAGGCAAGCAGCTGCCAGGGGTTGTGGCGTTAAACGATAAGTAA
- the gap gene encoding type I glyceraldehyde-3-phosphate dehydrogenase codes for MTVKVGINGFGRIGRNVFRAALKNPDIEVVAVNDLTDANTLAHLLKYDSVHGPLDAEVSVNGNNLVVNGKEIIVKAERDPANLAWSEIGVEIVVESTGRFTKREDAAKHLEAGAKKVIISAPAKNEDITIVMGVNQDKYDPKNHHVISNASCTTNCLAPFAKVLHEKFGIVRGMMTTVHSYTNDQQILDLPHKDLRRARAAAESIIPTTTGAAKAVALVLPELKGKLNGMAMRVPTPNVSVVDLVAELEKEVTAEEVNAALKAAAEGELKGILAYSEEPLVSRDYNGNPASSTIDALSTMVIEGKMVKVVSWYDNETGYSHRVVDLAAYIASKGL; via the coding sequence ATGACAGTAAAAGTTGGGATTAACGGTTTCGGCCGTATTGGGCGCAACGTGTTTCGCGCCGCATTGAAAAACCCGGACATTGAAGTCGTGGCAGTCAACGATTTAACGGATGCGAACACGCTTGCGCATTTGTTGAAATATGACTCGGTTCACGGCCCGCTTGATGCTGAGGTGTCGGTGAACGGCAACAATTTAGTCGTCAACGGCAAAGAAATCATCGTGAAAGCAGAACGCGATCCGGCCAACTTGGCGTGGAGCGAGATCGGCGTTGAGATCGTCGTCGAATCGACCGGCCGCTTCACGAAACGCGAAGATGCGGCGAAACATTTGGAAGCGGGCGCGAAAAAAGTCATCATTTCCGCCCCGGCGAAAAACGAAGACATTACGATCGTGATGGGCGTCAACCAAGACAAATACGATCCGAAAAACCATCATGTGATCTCGAACGCGTCGTGCACGACGAACTGCTTGGCGCCGTTTGCGAAAGTGCTGCATGAAAAATTCGGCATCGTCCGCGGCATGATGACGACCGTTCACTCGTATACGAACGACCAACAAATTTTAGACTTGCCGCATAAAGATTTGCGCCGGGCCCGCGCCGCGGCGGAATCGATCATCCCGACGACGACCGGGGCGGCGAAAGCCGTCGCGCTTGTTTTGCCGGAATTGAAAGGAAAATTGAACGGCATGGCGATGCGCGTGCCGACGCCGAACGTATCGGTCGTGGACTTGGTCGCTGAGCTGGAAAAAGAAGTGACGGCCGAAGAAGTGAATGCCGCGTTGAAAGCGGCGGCGGAAGGCGAGTTGAAAGGCATTTTGGCCTACAGCGAAGAGCCGCTCGTCTCGCGCGACTACAACGGCAACCCGGCATCGTCGACGATCGATGCGCTCTCGACGATGGTCATCGAAGGGAAAATGGTGAAAGTCGTTTCGTGGTATGACAACGAAACCGGCTATTCGCACCGCGTCGTCGATTTGGCTGCCTACATTGCTTCAAAAGGACTATAA
- a CDS encoding sugar-binding transcriptional regulator: MQPLLEALKKLSPDLLDVMQKRYQILHSISLMAPIGRRVLAASLGMSERVLRSETQFLKEQNLLSADVSGMRLTEEGRTLLHTLNDVMREALGLKELETALKQLLNVEHVVVVAGDSDHSPWVKKEMGRACVACMKERLRPGDIVAVAGGTTMAAVAEMMTPDPKLGDVLFVPARGGLGEDVENQANTICAKMAEKAAGRYRLLHVPDQLSGEAYTSLIEEPAVKEVLELIQSCRMVVHGIGEAVTMAKRRRTPPSEMENIIARHAVAEAFGYYFNEHGDVVHKVKTVGIQLENLPHVEHVIAVAGGASKAKAIRAYMKQAPRSLLVTDEGAAKALVGE; encoded by the coding sequence ATGCAACCGTTATTAGAGGCATTAAAAAAATTATCGCCGGACTTGCTCGACGTTATGCAAAAGCGATATCAAATTTTGCACTCCATTTCGCTTATGGCGCCGATCGGGCGGCGGGTGCTGGCCGCGAGCCTCGGCATGAGCGAGCGGGTGCTTCGGTCGGAAACGCAATTTTTAAAAGAACAAAACTTGCTTTCCGCCGATGTGTCAGGCATGCGGTTAACGGAAGAAGGCCGAACGCTGCTTCACACGCTCAATGACGTGATGCGGGAAGCGCTTGGGCTTAAGGAACTGGAAACGGCGCTGAAACAGCTGTTGAATGTGGAGCACGTGGTGGTAGTCGCCGGGGATAGCGACCATTCTCCTTGGGTAAAAAAAGAAATGGGAAGAGCGTGTGTCGCCTGCATGAAAGAACGGCTCCGACCTGGAGATATTGTCGCGGTGGCCGGCGGGACGACGATGGCGGCGGTGGCGGAAATGATGACGCCGGATCCCAAGCTCGGTGATGTGTTGTTCGTCCCGGCGCGCGGCGGGCTTGGTGAGGATGTCGAAAACCAGGCGAACACGATTTGCGCCAAAATGGCGGAAAAAGCAGCCGGCCGTTATCGGCTTCTCCATGTGCCCGACCAGCTGAGCGGCGAGGCGTACACATCGCTCATCGAAGAGCCGGCGGTGAAGGAAGTGCTCGAGCTTATTCAATCGTGCCGCATGGTCGTCCATGGCATCGGGGAAGCGGTGACGATGGCGAAACGGCGGAGGACGCCGCCTTCGGAGATGGAAAACATCATCGCCCGCCATGCCGTCGCCGAGGCGTTCGGTTATTATTTCAACGAACATGGCGACGTCGTCCACAAAGTAAAAACAGTCGGCATTCAGCTCGAAAACCTCCCGCACGTTGAACATGTCATTGCCGTCGCCGGAGGGGCGTCAAAAGCGAAGGCCATTCGCGCCTACATGAAGCAGGCCCCCCGTTCGCTGTTGGTGACGGACGAAGGCGCCGCCAAAGCGTTAGTAGGGGAGTGA
- a CDS encoding glutaredoxin family protein — MHIRLYTKMNCPLCDKAKAILTELQADYRFTMEEIDIYQDDALLEQYQLMIPVVELDGEEIGYGMIEKEVVRKRLRQARNG, encoded by the coding sequence ATGCACATTCGTTTGTATACAAAAATGAACTGCCCGCTTTGTGACAAAGCGAAAGCAATTTTAACGGAGCTGCAGGCAGACTATCGGTTTACGATGGAAGAGATCGATATTTATCAAGATGACGCGTTGCTTGAGCAATATCAGTTAATGATTCCGGTCGTCGAATTGGACGGGGAAGAAATCGGCTACGGGATGATTGAAAAAGAAGTGGTAAGAAAGCGGTTGCGGCAGGCGCGAAACGGTTGA
- the rpoN gene encoding RNA polymerase factor sigma-54: MRAELWQEQRLQLSLTKELVQAIELLQYSALDLEAFLYEQSLENPFLEIRRDRTRQRPGRTDKDRKQWLENISARTETLASHLLAQLPGLMLSGKEERIVRHMIAALDEDGYLRVPLAELAARFSVTEQEVERGLRFVQSLDPPGVGARDLAECLLLQLERLPERDELAETIVRDHFLPFAEKSWKALAKQLGVSLGELQRVFELIRTLEPRPGIHYAGELPHFIVPDLIVIRQADGGLVVAYNDDIHPELRWNEEYERHIAAAGDRHAERFMKEKYRQFTWLAKSLEQRKQTLLHLMGVIVDRQRSCFERGLSALKPMTMREVAEELGVHESTVSRAVRHKYVQTPFGTLELRRFFSSAATAGAEEEVSSVQVKEIIRALISAENRRAPFSDQQLADLLRERHGIAISRRTVAKYREQLRIPSSAKRKQYTGLL; encoded by the coding sequence ATGAGGGCGGAGTTATGGCAAGAGCAGCGGCTGCAGTTGTCGCTGACCAAAGAGCTTGTGCAGGCGATTGAACTGCTGCAATATTCGGCGCTTGATTTGGAAGCGTTTTTATATGAACAGTCGCTGGAAAACCCGTTTTTGGAAATCCGCCGTGATCGAACGCGGCAGCGACCAGGCCGGACGGACAAAGACCGAAAGCAATGGCTCGAGAACATCAGCGCCCGGACGGAGACGCTGGCCAGCCACTTGCTTGCGCAGCTGCCCGGGCTGATGTTGTCGGGGAAGGAAGAGCGCATTGTTCGTCATATGATCGCGGCGCTTGATGAGGACGGCTATTTGCGTGTGCCGCTTGCCGAGCTGGCGGCGCGTTTCTCCGTAACGGAACAGGAGGTTGAGCGCGGGCTGCGTTTCGTACAATCGCTTGACCCGCCGGGAGTCGGCGCCCGCGATTTGGCGGAGTGCCTTTTGCTGCAGCTTGAACGTCTTCCCGAGCGCGACGAACTGGCGGAGACGATCGTCCGCGATCATTTTCTTCCGTTTGCCGAAAAGTCGTGGAAGGCGCTCGCCAAGCAACTCGGCGTCAGTCTCGGCGAGCTGCAGCGCGTCTTTGAGCTCATTCGCACGCTCGAGCCGCGGCCCGGCATCCATTATGCAGGTGAACTGCCGCATTTTATCGTGCCCGATTTGATCGTCATCCGTCAAGCGGATGGCGGTTTGGTTGTAGCTTATAACGATGACATCCACCCGGAGCTCAGATGGAATGAGGAGTACGAGCGGCATATCGCCGCCGCCGGCGACCGGCACGCCGAGCGGTTTATGAAGGAAAAGTACCGGCAGTTTACATGGCTGGCCAAAAGTTTAGAACAGCGGAAGCAGACGCTGCTCCATCTGATGGGCGTCATTGTTGACCGGCAACGCTCTTGTTTTGAAAGGGGACTGTCGGCGCTTAAACCGATGACGATGCGCGAAGTGGCGGAAGAGCTCGGCGTCCATGAATCGACGGTGAGCCGCGCGGTCCGCCATAAATACGTACAAACACCGTTTGGCACGCTCGAGCTGCGCCGCTTTTTCTCGAGTGCGGCGACGGCCGGGGCAGAGGAGGAAGTCTCTTCCGTTCAAGTGAAAGAGATCATTCGGGCGCTCATTTCCGCTGAAAACCGGCGGGCGCCGTTTTCCGACCAGCAGCTGGCCGATTTGCTTCGCGAACGGCATGGCATTGCCATCTCCCGCCGCACGGTCGCCAAATACCGTGAACAGCTGCGCATTCCGTCATCAGCGAAACGGAAACAATATACAGGCCTGCTGTAA
- the clpP gene encoding ATP-dependent Clp endopeptidase proteolytic subunit ClpP: protein MYDEGVHIYEREKEAFSMHLIPTVIEQTNRGERAYDIYSRLLKDRIIFLGSAIDDQVANSIVSQLLFLAAEDPEKDISLYINSPGGSITAGLAIYDTMQFIKPDVSTICIGMAASMGAFLLAAGAKGKRFALPNSEVMIHQPLGGAQGQATEIEIAAKRILFLRDKLNRILAENTGQPIEVIERDTDRDNFMTAEKAQQYGIIDRVLTRSDEK, encoded by the coding sequence ATGTATGATGAAGGCGTACATATTTATGAAAGGGAAAAGGAGGCGTTTTCCATGCATTTAATTCCAACGGTCATCGAGCAGACGAACCGCGGGGAGCGCGCGTATGACATTTATTCGCGGTTGTTGAAAGACCGGATTATTTTCCTTGGCAGTGCCATCGACGACCAAGTTGCCAACTCGATCGTGTCGCAGCTGCTGTTTTTGGCAGCGGAAGACCCGGAAAAAGACATTTCCCTGTACATCAACAGCCCGGGCGGCTCGATCACGGCCGGCTTGGCGATTTACGACACGATGCAGTTCATCAAACCGGATGTGTCAACGATTTGCATCGGCATGGCCGCATCGATGGGAGCGTTTCTGCTGGCGGCCGGCGCCAAAGGAAAACGGTTTGCTCTTCCGAACAGTGAAGTAATGATTCACCAGCCGCTCGGCGGCGCCCAAGGGCAGGCGACGGAAATCGAAATCGCTGCGAAGCGCATTTTGTTCTTGCGCGACAAACTGAACCGCATTTTGGCGGAAAACACCGGCCAGCCGATCGAAGTGATCGAACGCGATACGGACCGCGACAACTTTATGACCGCAGAAAAGGCGCAACAATATGGCATTATCGACCGGGTGCTGACGCGCTCAGACGAGAAGTAA
- a CDS encoding HPr family phosphocarrier protein, whose translation MVEKQVEVKLKTGLQARPAALFVQEANRFSADVFLEKDGKRVNAKSIMGLMSLAVGHGAVITLIADGPDEREAVEKLSAYVQKEK comes from the coding sequence ATGGTCGAAAAACAAGTCGAAGTGAAACTAAAAACCGGACTGCAAGCGCGTCCGGCGGCGCTGTTCGTTCAAGAAGCGAACCGGTTTTCGGCGGACGTCTTTTTAGAGAAAGACGGCAAGCGGGTGAACGCGAAAAGCATTATGGGCTTGATGAGCCTGGCGGTCGGCCATGGCGCGGTCATCACGTTGATCGCCGACGGGCCGGATGAGCGGGAAGCGGTTGAAAAGCTCAGCGCCTATGTGCAAAAAGAAAAGTGA
- the whiA gene encoding DNA-binding protein WhiA: MSFASETKKELTHLEVKRCCLRAELSALLRMNGSLSFSGGRMTVDVQTENAAIARRIYTLLKKGYDVAVELFVRKKMRLKKNNVYIVRITDGAAPLLRELHIWNGDFSFVHDISPELIKKKCCKRSYLRGAFLAGGSVNNPETSSYHLEIFSLYEEHNRSLCELMNSHFFLNAKTLERKKGFITYLKEAEKIAEFLNIIGAHQALLRFEDIRIVRDMRNSVNRLVNCETANLNKTIGAALRQVENIRYIDETIGLDSLPAKLREIARLRIEHQDVTLKELGEMVTGGKISKSGINHRLRKIDEIAERLRAGKPVDFHKSL, encoded by the coding sequence GTGTCTTTTGCGTCAGAAACGAAAAAAGAACTGACCCATTTAGAAGTCAAGCGTTGTTGCCTGCGGGCGGAGCTGTCGGCGCTATTGCGCATGAACGGTTCGCTGTCGTTTTCCGGAGGGCGGATGACGGTCGATGTTCAGACGGAAAACGCAGCGATCGCCCGGCGTATTTATACATTGTTGAAAAAAGGGTATGATGTCGCCGTTGAGCTGTTTGTCCGCAAAAAAATGCGTTTAAAGAAAAATAACGTGTATATCGTCCGTATTACCGACGGTGCCGCCCCGTTGCTGCGCGAGCTTCATATTTGGAACGGCGATTTTTCGTTCGTCCACGATATTTCTCCGGAGCTCATCAAGAAAAAGTGTTGCAAGCGCTCGTATTTGCGCGGCGCCTTTTTGGCGGGCGGTTCGGTCAACAATCCGGAGACGTCCTCGTACCATTTGGAGATTTTTTCGCTGTACGAGGAACATAATCGGTCGTTATGTGAATTAATGAACAGTCACTTTTTTTTAAATGCGAAAACGTTGGAACGGAAAAAGGGGTTTATTACGTATTTAAAAGAGGCGGAAAAAATTGCGGAGTTTTTGAACATCATCGGCGCCCATCAGGCGCTGCTCCGCTTTGAAGACATTCGCATCGTCCGCGACATGCGCAATTCGGTCAACCGGCTTGTCAACTGTGAAACCGCCAATTTAAACAAGACGATCGGTGCCGCGCTCCGCCAAGTGGAAAACATTCGCTACATCGATGAAACGATCGGTCTGGATTCATTGCCGGCGAAACTGCGGGAAATTGCCAGGCTCCGCATCGAGCATCAAGATGTCACGTTAAAGGAACTCGGCGAGATGGTCACCGGTGGAAAAATCAGCAAATCTGGCATCAACCACCGCCTGCGCAAAATCGACGAAATCGCCGAACGGCTGCGGGCCGGAAAGCCGGTCGATTTCCACAAATCGCTGTAA